Proteins encoded within one genomic window of Paramisgurnus dabryanus chromosome 13, PD_genome_1.1, whole genome shotgun sequence:
- the LOC135788978 gene encoding retinol dehydrogenase 13 gives MIMYQIITSYHVAVIALLAISFILLRKWIAGGVCKSRARLDGKTVVVTGANTGIGKETAREMARRGARVVMACRDITRAENAADSIRRSTGNGNVVVRHLNLASLYSIREFAKEFIATEERLDILINNAGVMMCPKWITEDGFETQLAVNHLGHFLLTNLLLGMLKKSSPSRVVNVSSIAHVGGKIEFDDLFYDKCPYSPLISYKQSKLANVLFSRELARQMKGTGVSSYSLHPGVIRTGLGRHVESWCPMLKTILSLPCMLLMKTPWQGAQTSIYCAVTEGLESKSGCYFSDCAEKDPAPEGKDDSVARRLWEESARLVGLTK, from the exons ATGATTATGTATCAAATTATTACATCTTATCATGTCGCTGTCATCGCGCTGCTGGCTATAA GCTTTATTCTGCTACGAAAATGGATAGCTGGTGGTGTCTGCAAAAGTCGTGCTCGTCTCGATGGAAAGACAGTTGTGGTCACTGGTGCCAATACTGGAATTGGCAAGGAAACTGCAAGAGAAATGGCTCGCAGAG GTGCCCGAGTAGTGATGGCCTGCCGTGACATCACTCGTGCTGAGAATGCTGCTGATTCTATTCGTCGATCCACAGGAAATGGCAATGTAGTCGTCCGACACTTAAATCTGGCTTCTCTTTACTCCATTCGAGAATTTGCCAAAGAGTTCATTGCCACAGAGGAGCGCCTGGACATACTCATCAACAATGCAG GTGTGATGATGTGTCCCAAATGGATCACAGAGGATGGCTTTGAGACACAGCTGGCTGTCAATCACTTGGGACATTTTCTTTTAACCAACCTACTATTAGGAATGCTTAAGAAATCCTCACCAAGCCGTGTTGTGAATGTTTCCAGTATTGCACACGTTGGAG GAAAGATTGAATTTGATGATCTGTTTTACGACAAGTGCCCTTACAGTCCTTTGATCAGCTATAAACAGAGTAAGCTGGCCAATGTGCTTTTCTCCAGAGAACTTGCACGACAAATGAAAG GTACTGGAGTCTCATCGTACAGCTTGCATCCAGGAGTGATTCGAACAGGGCTGGGTCGCCATGTTGAGTCGTGGTGTCCAATGCTGAAGACTATACTGTCTCTGCCCTGCATGCTGCTGATGAAAACACCCTGGCAGGGTGCACAGACCTCCATCTACTGTGCAGTCACAGAGGGCTTGGAGAGTAAATCTGGCTGCTACTTCAG TGACTGTGCTGAAAAAGATCCTGCTCCAGAAGGTAAAGATGATTCAGTGGCAAGAAGGTTGTGGGAGGAGAGTGCTCGGCTGGTTGGACTAACTAAATGA